Below is a genomic region from Prunus persica cultivar Lovell chromosome G3, Prunus_persica_NCBIv2, whole genome shotgun sequence.
ATAGTTAGGGTTATGATACTAAGTAGTCCTTCTGAGCtttgcccttttcttttgcctttttgtCTGTAAATTCTTCTGGGTTTTTTGTACTTGTAGTCTTTTGTGCGTGGGTCTATGTGTGCCAAGGACTTACCTTTATTCCctccttttctctttgtttgcTCAGTCTGGCTGAAGTATCAGACGGATGTAACTGCGATTGACTGAAGATATATCACGTCACTTTGAGTAAAAATTGTTAACTGTTCTTAATTCTGGTGGTGCAGAATTACTTTGATGCTCAGAAGGCTCTCAGCAAGAACGGGATGCAGATTAATGGGGCGCTAATTATAGGTGTGAAGCCACTGGATCCAATGCAACGCCATGCATTAAATGAAAGGATCAACAATCAGGGTTTCATGACATTGCTCCCCCAACCAGCCATGAAACATGCAGAACTGAATGCTTCAAGAGCCCCCCCTCGTTCTTACTATCTTCAAAATGGTAATACCAATGCGCGGCAATCCGGTGGTTCAATTGCTTCCCCAACAAAGTCAATGGCGTCCAAAGTCATGGATTTAATGTTTGGAGTTTAGCTGCTCTGATCAACAAACTGGTACTGCGGCATTTgtgacaagaaaatataattgttgcgaaaaatttgaagtttaGACTTGAAAGAGGTGTCTGGTCATTACGTCCTTATTAGTTGGAATCTCCTTTACCTATTTTTTActccaacattttcaaggCTAATAAACTTAAGTCACTTGTGGTTGATGTATGATAATAAGTGGTTTTGCTTATTACATGCAAGTTGCATCTTGATGTGCGAGCACTATCACttaatttgtgtttttgaggttattacagGATGTATCAGACTGATATCAAATGGAAtgaattttgtcaaattgGCCGTACATGCTTACTTCTTCAGCAAGATTGCTGCCGATTTGTGGTCAGTCTTAAGCTGTGAAACTACCGTTGGTCTTAGGATTAAACCAAGGTTCGTCTTAGATTTCTATGTATCCAGACCATCAAAACCGTTTTCACATGTGCTATTTCTAACTTCTAATCCCTCTTATAGTAGAAAAACTTGTGTGAAACGGGGATAACACTGTTTTGTTATCTCGAGCCAATCACGGTATGCCAAGTCGAAAAGTAATTACATGTGACATCGTCATTGGCTGggaatagcaaaatagtgttattccTGTTAGGTTTCTCTCTTATAGACGTGGTTAGAATATTGGTACAATTCAACTCCCAACATCATAAATTTGGAGCTAACAAACTCTGAGCCCGAGCTTCGCTAGTCACAATAGGCCATGCTGCCCTCAATGTTTCAACTCAAACCCAGAATCTTCGTTCTAATCCACCTATCAATCGCTTAAAATATGACCTCAAATTGAGGAGCAATGGAGCCAGAGATGACCTCCGAATGAACTGAGAAGCTTTCGTCTTTCAGCAATACAAGATTTAATGCTACTTTCAGTACTTATCACTTGTGATGGATGCCTACCACATAGGGAATGATGTGATTCCTCATTCATCCAAACTATCCGAAATTTGCTATGCCCATCTGACGTTTAGGTATTTATTGTCTTCCCTAACCATTTTTTAATCCAACAATTATCGTAGATGAAACTTAAACTCAAAACCTTCGTTTGATAATGAGACCAGTGAATCCCACTTGATTAAATAATGATTGAGGCCGGAGTTTGCCCTGCAGTGTTCTTAATTTGAAGTTCTAGTTGTACGCAAAAGTGGATTATGTCAATTGATCAGGATAGTGTGTGTCCACCCCTTTTGCATCTAAGATTTTGCCCAAACataacatttttctttctaatattATGTTATGAGTTTTGAGAAGTAGCTAGAAGGCTCTAAAAATTGAAGAGCCCAATGAGGCTCTCCAGACTCCAGTGATGAAAATTAGAGGTCCTCATCACGTCATAGCTAGCTAGCAGTGAACTGTGAAGAGTCCAACCAAGAAGGCTGAAGTACGTATGTAACAAGACAAGGCATCATTCCCATTGCAATATGTACACTCACGGGGCTCATCTTCTTTCCCTCTACATTCTCTCCACCTGTCCCTCTCATGCAGCAGTTAACTTAAGCTAACCAATCCAAAAAAACCTCCATCATTCATAATGTTGCAAGGacattttaaaatacaataaactataggtaggtaggtaggtaggtagagagagagagagagagagagagagagagagagatagagagagagatagcgattatttatataataatctcacgggacaAAATCTAGGGATACTCTAGTTATGTTTATCATAAATTGTTCATGAAttacaataatttttatttatatataattgaaaattgaatgaGTGTTGAAATTATACTTCTCTTATGTTTACTAATGCATGCGTCTtggaattattcttattcatgTTTCTCATGCgttaacagaaaattaaagaataaaaaaactatataaGTTCCGcgttaaaatttataattcaatatttgaaaaattaggaattaaaattaatcacATACCAATTTCATTCTCTTCCATATGCCTAACTTTCCCgattcaaaagagaaaaagaaaattgttgaTTGTGAACATCATAGTATCATGAAATTAGGGAAGTAAAGGATAGAGATGTAAAGTTCAAACTTCCAtgcaataaaagaaaagaaagaaaacaaattacgATTAGTTCTTGGCTGTATTCAAATGTAAGAACCGTAGGGTACGTAACCGCAGGGAACAGAGCCCCCCAGGGGGTTTATAAAAAACCACTAAGCCAGTGCTCTACTTGGCAATTTGGCACACACACGTACTTGTAACTTGTACCAGCATTTCCTTCACATCCAAAACCCACACAAAACTCTTAGcttacaagaagaagaaggcgcagaaaatcaaattaagaGGAGAAATGGCGAGCAGCCGAAAAACGACTTCGGTCGACGACGAGGTAGCGGAGGTCGggaaggtggtggtggagatcaATGGAACCATGACTGACGCCGGAGCCAGTAGCTTGCTCCGGAAGGGTGACGTGGCGCAGGTGTGCCTGAGGGTGATGTGCATGGCGGCTTCGGTGACGGCGCTGTTGTTCATGGTGACAGCCAGGGAGGCGAGCACTGTCTCCATCTACGGATTTCAGCTCCCCGTTAACTCCAAGTGGTCTTTCGCCGACTCCTTCGAGTAAGCACCTCCACTCCACTCCCCTCCCAAATTACTCAAACACCCTTCCcataaaaacaagaagagagagaataattttaatttaatgcatatatatgcGTTTTATTATCTTAtcgataaataaaaatttcatgtaACATATTTCATATATTGTGAGATCGAGAAAAAAATGTATGAAACATGAAatatacaagttttttttcttattaaccAATCGGAGAGTCCAATCCAAGCATGACGGAGGTCTGTTGCATTTAGCACGTACTTTTTTCGGTTTACTAAAATACCCCTGGACTCTCGGTTTATTTACTACTGGGTTTCCACCCAATTTTGTCTTGGTTTGTTTGTCATGCTCCCTTGACTATTCAGTTGAAGTTTTACGTTGACGAATTTGCCCTTGTGTTCGGCGCTTCCCTTCCCAAAATGACAACAGATTAATATTTGAGGCTCCCCCTGCCTGCCCCTCTTTCCAACTTCATGCCATATGAATGAGCAGAATAAGACCCGTGACTGGCtgattattctttttcttttgttttctctaaCGTTTTCTTATTCTATATTTTAGTCTTCATCTCGTTTAAACATTTTGTCTTACTTgttgaaaattcataactaatggatgaaatgctttTGTGGATGAACCAACTTCATGATGGGGCAAAAATAATCAATCGATCTGAAAATTGTAAAACCAAACAGATCATGTATGTAATGTATATGCTGGATCATGAATGtaatgtttattttcaagttttcGTTCACAAGTCATATTTACAAAAATGTAGACAATTTATAAGACGTTAAGATATCTAATTGTGACTCAATAAAATAGACGAACATAGTGTTTCAAGAAAACACCAAAATGACAACCATcggtatataaaaaaatactagCTGGGTTGTAGGTTTGTGATTTTGGGTGGATATGAAGGCTAAGTATAGAGTTAGTAAATGAATAATGTTTTGAATTTGTGGTGGGCAGGTATCTGGTGGGAGTTTCAGCAGCTGTGGTAGCTCACTTATTGCTGCAACTAGTAATAATTGTGTCAAGGCTGCTGAGGAAGTCTCCATTAATTCCCTCGAGAAATCATGCATGGCTTACTTATGCTGGGGATCAGGTAGTTACCATTCCCTCTATCACTTTTCTAGCCAAATGCAATTACATGGGAGACATATATATGGTGTAATGGAGAGAGCTTGGGTTTTATGGTGAAGTAGGGTAGGGGAATTCGAATTCGGGTTCTTGAGTTGAGTACATGGGTGAATACTCTTTAACACTAGAGCTACAGAGTCGAGTATAGCGATTGATAGATTTAGATTTAGGGATAAAAAAGCTTTgtgatgaaaaaaagaaagaaaagaaaatgattatacATTTGCCTTTCAAAATTCGGCATCTACAATCTGAATGTgatcttattgttttaatcTGTGTTACAGGTACTTGCATATGCAATGATGAGCGCAGGGTCAGCTGCATCCGGGGTAAGCAACCTGAACCGTACCGGGATCCGGCACATGGCTCTGCCTGATTTTTGTAAACCTTTGCACATTTTCTGCGACCATGTTGCAATCTCAATAGCCTGCACTTTCTTGAGCAGCCTCTTGCTGGCCATATCTGCTATCCAGAATGTGATTTGGCTCTCAAACAACTGATGAGATGGAGTTGCATCATTTTGCACTTGCTTAATGTTCTTGCGCTTCAACTCTGTAATGATAGTTATGTaccattaaataaattaattaatcccACTGTTTTTAAGGCTGGGAGGGAATTCTGGATGCTGGGTATGGTAATGTTCCAAATGCTGGGAATTCTGGATGGATGCCTATGGTGCAATTTGATAATCAGCTTGTTAGAATGCTTCTGCTAATATGGTTGCTAGTATTGGGCAAGAACTGAGGCTACTGGCCATTTTTGTGGAAACTACTTACCTAGATGTTTTAGTCACCAATGCAATACCCAAGTTAACAGagtaaaaaaaagggaaagattTCCTATTCCAacgaggaaaaagaaagaaagagagaaatattCTTCCTGCacattataaatgaaaaacaaaaaagatctCGGATATATAAGGATGTGAAAAGTGGAAACTTTATCCGTTaagtttgtaaatttttttgttaaagcCGTTGATGTGGTGCATGTAAGTTTCATTGATTTGTTCTAATTAATTTTCACATTATTCTTTGTGCATACATGTCACCCGTatgacaatatatataaagaccaCTGAGACACACATAATTAAGCCTAAATTACATTACAACGCGGGATTGGAAGGAAAtggattgaaaatttgaaaaagtgACCAATATTAAGATTGGGTTTTAATAAACAGAGAGCCCCATACAATTTTGGGCCTGGTACTGGACTTGTACAACTAAATTGGACCACTACAAAAAACCActataaaaaaggaaagaatttaTTGTAACGTCGTCGTTTTACGAACCCTCTCCGTCGTCTCTATACTCTATCTCGTAGAATACACAACAGTGTTTTAGCTTTGATGGATGTCACAGAGCACAGAAACTGAAGAGAAGAAGCTGAAGATGGAAGTTGATTATGCTAAAAAAGCACGCACTCCCTCAGCTTCACTTCTCATCAACATCACCTTCGCTTCTCAAATGTAGCAGAGTGGCACAATTAAGCTTTCACAAACCAAAACTCCATGGCCTGCCAATGCCTTCTGGGCTCttactcatcttcttctctatcCCCAAAccccaaacccaaaaccctcaataaaaacccaccaaaaccTCTCGCTCCATCCTCCATTTCCTCCCACCTCTCAACCACGGATGATAATGATGAAAACGATAAAACCCACAAACCCAATTTCGATTTCCTCAAGCTTTCTGTAACTCTCACTGTAATCTCCACCGCTCTCCCCCAAATCCCAACCGGCATAGCCGCCGTCAAAGAGAAAAAGCGAGTGCCCAAGAAGTCCACGCTCAAAAAATCCGAAGCTTTATCTCATCAAGAGCTCCAGTCTTGGTCCCAAGGCCTCCCCGTCGTCTCCAATCGAATTCCGTACACCCAGCTCTTGATATTGAACCAGGAAGGTAAGCTCAAACATGTTATCAAGCCTCCTGGtgttgaattgcaaaaaagGGTAGAGCCCGTATTGGTTGTTCTCGAAGATAATCGGGTTCTACGCACCGTTTTGCCTTCGGTGGATAGCGATAGGAGGTTTTGGGAACAATGGGAAGAGTTGAAAATCGAGTCTTTGTGCGTCAATGCCTATACGCCGCCGCTTAAACGGCCGGAGGTTCCGTCACCGTACTTGGGTTTTGTGGCGAAATGGCCGGCGTTTTTGTCGTCATTTGTGAAGCCGAAGAAGGAGAGCAAGAGAGCTATGGAGTTGAGGAGAGCGAGGGAGGAGTTTAAGACGCAGAGGAAGGAGGAGCTTGAGAGAATGAGGAAGGAACGAGATATGATCGATAAGGCCATGAAGGCCCAGAAGAAagaggaggagaggagagtgaggagagagatgaggaaaaagaaacacGATGAGTCATTGCGTCAGGCACGTAGGAATTATCTGGAGATGGCCAATGTATGGGCCAATTTGGCTCAGGACTCCAATGTTGCCACTGCGCTTGGACTGGTGTTCTTCTATATTTTTTACAGGACCGTAGTGTTTAGTTATAGGAGGCAGAAGAAGGACTATGAGGATAGGTTGAAGATTGAAAAGGCGGAGGCGGAGGAGAGGAAGAAAATGAGGGAATTGGAGAGGGAGATGGAGGGGATTGAGggtgaggaggaggaggagattgAGCAAGGGAAGGGTGAGCAAAACCCTTATTTGAAAATGGCTATGCAGTTCATGAAGTCTGGGGCTCGGGTGCGACGAGCTCATAATAAGAGGCTGCCTCAGTATTTGGAGAGAGGCGTGGATGTTAAGTTTTCGGATGTAGCTGGCCTTGGGAAGATCCGGCTTGAGCTTGAGGAGATTGTCAAGTTCTTCACTCATGGTGAAATGTATAGGAGAAGAGGAGTTAAAATACCAGGTTAGATGCTGTAGCAATGCGGCTGAGCTATTGACATTGTTAGATAGCTTTTCTTATATGACTTGGTTTGTGTGCTTAATATATGACTTATATGACTGCCCTTGTGTTGAATGATTGTTGATATGCCCTGGTTATTCTCTGATTCCACTGAAAGCACACTGATTTGATTGTTCTGTTTTCCCAATTATTTTCCAtttacttgtttgtttattggtATTGCTTTATGCATGATTTATTTTGTGCGGGTCATTAATTTCTTGATCAGGTGGGATACTTCTTTGTGGCCCTCCTGGAGTGGGTAAGACCTTGCTTGCAAAAGCTGTAGCTGGTGAGGCAGGCGTCAACTTCTTTTCCATTTCGGCCTCTCAGTTTGTGGAGATATATGTTGGGGTTGGTGCATCTCGTGTCCGAGCACTTTATCAGGAAGCAAGGGAAAACGTAAGTGGTGACATTCGCTGTTCAATTTCGCTCTCTTGACATTTCACCAACCACCTTACCGCACATTTTTCCACACCATGTCCTTTTGATTTCCTTATACAATAGGCTAGTCTGGGAACTAGTTTTCAATAATATTATTGCATCAGTAAGTGTTAAATGATGGCATTTCTCTGTTTAATCATTTTCAAGGAGATAACAGATATACGTGAGAAGTTGTGCCTTTCTTCTTTGTACTTTTCTTTTAGAGGGTGTAGCGAAGGTGCACAAATTGTTACATCTCatgatttttgagtttatatgCACAGGCTCCATCGGTTGTCTTCATTGATGAGTTGGATGCTGTTGGAAGGGAGCGTGGTTTGATCAAGGGTTCTGGTGGGCAAGAACGTGATGCTACTCTTAATCAGGTTAGGTTGGGaatatataaatgtttttttatttgaacttaGTACTAAAATTTTTCAACTAAACTTCGACTTTTGTAAATTGTTCATTCTTGTGTGTATTCTCCAGCTCCTTGTTTCTTTGGATGGGTTTGAAGGAAGAGGTGAAGTGATCACTATTGCTTCCACAAATAGACCAGACATTCTAGATCCAGCTCTTGTCAGACCTGGACGGTTTGATCGAAAGATATATATCCCTAAGCCTGGTCTTATAGGTCGCATTGAAATTTTGAAGGTAGTAGTCCATAACTTATATCCTGTACCATTTGCACTGCATATATGGCATTGCAAGACTGCCCATTTTCAATTGCCCCAATGATTTATTGTTTCCGTAACTGGCTTATATTTTTCCAGTTTGTTTCCGTGTCCTGATTATAGGTCCATGCACGCAAGAAGCCTATGGCTGAAGACGTGGACTATATGGCTATTGCTAGTATGACtgatggaatggttggtgcaGAGCTAGCTAACATAGTTGAGGTTGCCGCAATCAACATGATGCGTGATGGAAGGACTGAGGTATTACTTCCTCTTATTAGATTACACCCCTtatcatttgatttttctgattgATTGATATTGCACCTTGCACtaaaaagagaagatgaaaagaaataTGAGTGATGAAAAAcctttataaaaaagaagaaggatgaAAACAAACTAGGCTAAGTTATGTATCAATGTGTTTACTAGATTTGCTGGGGGCTAATTATGAATCTGAAAGTTATTTAGGTCTTCTGTATGTATCACCTTAAAACATGTGCTAGAGGCTCGAGCTCGGGATTGGTAAtacaaatataataattatgtttttctttcaggTTTAAAATTCCTTtatgaatatataaaatttatgcCCATTTTGCCTATATTTGAATACGTGCAGCTGATTTCTTGAAGATTTGAATATCTTAATGCTTTCAAGTTAGTTATTTATGCCTCACATTTTGATCTGCTCTTTTGAACACTTGATCTTGGTGTATGTGCAGATTACTACTGATGACCTATTACAAGCTGCACaaatggaagaaagaggaatGCTGGATAGGAAGGAGAGAAGTTTAGATACATGGAAGCAAGTAGCTATTAATGAGGCCGCTATGGCTGTTGTTGCTGTGAACTATCCTGACCTTAAAAATATTGAGTTCGTATGGTCCTTAAACTCAAGCCTCGTCACTTTCACCTTTTCATAGCATATACTGTTTCAAACCTACACTATGTTACATGCTGGGCATTTTAAGCAAGTCAAATAATTACTCATTGTTGGTCATCTTTCTTATATATCCCAACTGTTCACGAAAGATTAGAATCATTGCTCATTTGAAGTTCTATTTGAGAAATGAGAAGTTCACATCTTATTCTATGTCTTTGTGGAATAGTTTATGTTTCATTGGGTTCATTGTCTTTAAATTAGCTAATTTCACTTTTTGCTTTAAGAATTTTGAATATACTAttccttgatttgatttatgCTCGTCCAAATATTCTTGTTAGTGTAACATTGAGAAGAAACTTACTTCCTATAAAATAATGAGTAGAAATTTTCTAACAGTTTATTCATATGGTGCAGGTCACAATTGCTCCTAGAGCTGGCAGGGAGTTGGGTTATGTGAGAATGAAAATGGATCCTATCAAGTTCAAAGAAGGAATGCTTACGTATGGCTTCCTTTGTATCCCTATTTCTTTAGTCATCTTTTCAAAGCGCACTTAAACGTGAGATCATCACAATTGTAGAAATATGAATGACAAGAGAGGCATATTCTGGAAATCAAGCATGTCAGGAATAGAAACTAAAATACTATGAACAATACAATAAGATCAAGCATGCGGTGTCCTTGAAGGGTGTGAACTTAGGAGTAGATGTTGTCTTTAGTAATGCCATTATATTAATTGTGCTGCTTCCTGTTGATATTGCATTAGAAATTCATGCTTATTGTTTCTttctaataattattttctcgtATCTCCCCATGTCATGAAGTCGGCAATCACTCCTGGATCATATCACTGTTCAACTGGCACCACGTGCAGCTGATGAACTTTGGTTCGGTGAGGATCAGGTAAGAAAATCTCTAATCCTTTATATGCACATTATGTCTTGTATGTTCAGTTGTGGTATGTAGAAACTCTGCTGTAGAAAAATATAGTCAACTATAGCAACCAGacaattaaaaagtaaaaccaGTTTCTCAACTTCAGAAAATCCTTTGCTAATAGGAAGGGTTCTTTTTATATGTCTTGTACATTGATTTGTGCCTTTGTGGTTTACTCATTTTATGGATTTGAGGAAGCTTTTGCATTTTGTAATACAACTTGCATACTATAGAGTACAATAAATGTTAGGATCATCTGACTTCTCATGGAAAATGGTTAATACATTGTTTATGTGGGTCCAAATCTTGTAAATAAGTtgacttttccttttctagtCTATGGGTGATGCATCTGAATTCTTCTTCGTACTTTTTCTCCAGTTAAGTACTATATGGGCTGAAACGGCAGACAATGCTAGGTCAGCCGCACGAACGTATGTTCTTGGTGGCCTTTCAGAGAAACATCACGGGCTATCTAATTTCTGGGTTGCAGATCGACTCAATGTAATTCAATCTCTTTATACGTGGTGATTTTGAGTTGGTTTTTGCTTTGAAAATTCCAATGTCTATATATGTACATGTTCCTGTAACTAAGAAGTGAATGCAAGAAGCAAACAGGTAAAGAGTGAATATACAACTAATGCCTTGTAATGAAATCTTATTTCAGGACCTTGATACGGAAGCATTGCAAATTGTCAACATGTGTTATGAACGTGCAAAAGAGGTAATGTAAAAGACTTTTTCAGTGACGTTTTCTATTATTCTTACCTTAACAAAGTTACATATCTTTGTTTTGGATAACAGATTCTGCGGAAAAATCGAAAGCTCATGGATGCGGTGGTGGATGAACTTGTCCAGAAGAAGAGTTTAACCAAACAAGAATTCTGTAGCCTAGTTGAGTTACATGGTTCAATCAAACCTATGCCACCTAGCATACTTGACATCAGGGCTGCCAAACGGAAGCAGTTCCAAGATATGATGATGAACCAAAAGGAACCAGCTTTGGGGAGCAACTTATGAATAAGATGTGGAGATATGGTAGATTCTTAATTATCTTCGATGTGGACGAAGCAAAACATATGAGTCAGGCGTGTCATTTAAAGCGGTGATTGATTTCGCGAGCATCTTGTCCAATGATTGATATTTATCATGCTCGGCAGCCCGGGTGAGCAGGTTGTGGAACCCTATCTGTTTatcataaaagaaatattGGGGAAGTCATGCGAAGAAACGTTAATCTGAGGGAGAAGCAGCCTTCAGTATTCTTTTGTTCGATTTGTAATTTACAAGTGTTCTGTCTCATTTGCATCCTACCCCGTCTTTATTCGATTTACTTGGCTACTTGGACGGAATGGTTCTAGTAGCTCAATTcggtcaaattttttttgtatggaTGCTTAGGTATAAACTAGTCTCTCTGCATTTATTTTGCTCCTgcaaga
It encodes:
- the LOC18782963 gene encoding probable inactive ATP-dependent zinc metalloprotease FTSHI 2, chloroplastic, whose product is MACQCLLGSYSSSSLSPNPKPKTLNKNPPKPLAPSSISSHLSTTDDNDENDKTHKPNFDFLKLSVTLTVISTALPQIPTGIAAVKEKKRVPKKSTLKKSEALSHQELQSWSQGLPVVSNRIPYTQLLILNQEGKLKHVIKPPGVELQKRVEPVLVVLEDNRVLRTVLPSVDSDRRFWEQWEELKIESLCVNAYTPPLKRPEVPSPYLGFVAKWPAFLSSFVKPKKESKRAMELRRAREEFKTQRKEELERMRKERDMIDKAMKAQKKEEERRVRREMRKKKHDESLRQARRNYLEMANVWANLAQDSNVATALGLVFFYIFYRTVVFSYRRQKKDYEDRLKIEKAEAEERKKMRELEREMEGIEGEEEEEIEQGKGEQNPYLKMAMQFMKSGARVRRAHNKRLPQYLERGVDVKFSDVAGLGKIRLELEEIVKFFTHGEMYRRRGVKIPGGILLCGPPGVGKTLLAKAVAGEAGVNFFSISASQFVEIYVGVGASRVRALYQEARENAPSVVFIDELDAVGRERGLIKGSGGQERDATLNQLLVSLDGFEGRGEVITIASTNRPDILDPALVRPGRFDRKIYIPKPGLIGRIEILKVHARKKPMAEDVDYMAIASMTDGMVGAELANIVEVAAINMMRDGRTEITTDDLLQAAQMEERGMLDRKERSLDTWKQVAINEAAMAVVAVNYPDLKNIEFVTIAPRAGRELGYVRMKMDPIKFKEGMLTRQSLLDHITVQLAPRAADELWFGEDQLSTIWAETADNARSAARTYVLGGLSEKHHGLSNFWVADRLNDLDTEALQIVNMCYERAKEILRKNRKLMDAVVDELVQKKSLTKQEFCSLVELHGSIKPMPPSILDIRAAKRKQFQDMMMNQKEPALGSNL
- the LOC18782337 gene encoding CASP-like protein 3A1 → MASSRKTTSVDDEVAEVGKVVVEINGTMTDAGASSLLRKGDVAQVCLRVMCMAASVTALLFMVTAREASTVSIYGFQLPVNSKWSFADSFEYLVGVSAAVVAHLLLQLVIIVSRLLRKSPLIPSRNHAWLTYAGDQVLAYAMMSAGSAASGVSNLNRTGIRHMALPDFCKPLHIFCDHVAISIACTFLSSLLLAISAIQNVIWLSNN